One Littorina saxatilis isolate snail1 linkage group LG14, US_GU_Lsax_2.0, whole genome shotgun sequence genomic region harbors:
- the LOC138946750 gene encoding uncharacterized protein, translated as MNHFQPSKRNAEQKNKPFEVNTRMALFSHEIGATHASLQKFGAVLGMPAPVLTSFQAADKRVTEAEVEAGEEALFQSANHIRKAYAEVDPDPQETIAITVLFDGTWQKRGFTSLYGVGVVIDVLTGLVVDFHVMSKYCHACKLQEAQNLPAEEMEAWRAAHAPKCCRNHHASSKAMEQEATKVLWGRSVRSHNFRSTEMLCDGDSSAFKAVVELDLYPGVHVEKLDCINHAHKHMGSALRKLTKDKRLGGKGVGRLTEGKCDSMHNYYWGAIINNLYNIDRMRSSVWSTLFHCMSTDERPYHHRCPSSPDTWSFYQKALISGEEPPAHKDNACHTYLAPEVAEKMVPVFRRMSDEALLKRMQDGGTQDTNESLNNLVWLRCPKTIFMGKGRVDGATARAVAVFNEGAFEITRVLNSLYVDLAQSTLESLDKRDRRRICQVHAAATAHARDQRRDYARQRHVAVRAEHAREGQVYGPGMA; from the exons ATGAATCACTTCCAACCGTCAAAACG AAACGCGGAGCAAAAGAACAAGCCATTTGAGGTGAATACCAGAATGGCATTGTTCAGCCACGAGATTGGAGCAACCCATGCATCTCTCCAGAAGTTTGGAGCAGTTTTGGGGATGCCAGCCCCAGTTTTGACGAGCTTCCAAGCAGCTGATAAGCGGGTTACTG AAGCTGAGGTGGAGGCTGGAGAAGAGGCCCTTTTTCAAAGTGCCAACCACATCCGCAAGGCATACGCCGAGGTCGACCCAGACCCGCAGGAGACCATTGCCATCACGGTCTTATTTGATGGGAcatggcagaagaggggcttcACTTCCCTGTACGGAGTTGGGGTCGTCATTGACGTCCTTACAGGACTGGTTGTGGACTTCCACGTGATGTCCAAGTATTGCCATGCCTGCAAGCTTCAGGAG GCGCAGAACCTTCCAGCTGAGGAGATGGAAGCCTGGCGTGCAGCCCATGCTCCAAAGTGCTGCAGAAACCATCATGCTTCAAGCAAAGCCATGGAGCAGGAAGCCACCAAGGTGCTGTGGGGTAGGTCAGTCAGGTCACATAATTTTCGCTCCACCGAAATGCTGTGTGACGGGGATTCATCGGCCTTCAAAGCTGTGGTGGAGCTGGACCTTTACCCAGGTGTGCATGTCGAGAAGTTAGACTGCATCAACCATGCACATAAACACATGGGTAGTGCCCTCAGGAAGCTGACCAAGGATAAGCGATTGGGTGGCAAAGGAGTGGGGCGCCTTACAGAAGGAAAATGCGACAGCATGCACAATTATTATTGGGGGGCCATCATTAACAATCTGTACAATATCGACAGGATGCGTTCCTCAGTGTGGTCAACCCTCTTCCACTGCATGTCGACAGATGAGAGGCCATATCACCACAGGTGCCCTTCCTCTCCTGACACCTGGTCCTTCTACCAGAAAGCCCTCATCTCTGGCGAAGAGCCTCCAGCTCACAAGGACAACGCCTGCCACACCTACTTGGCTCCTGAAGTCGCAGAGAAGATGGTGCCTGTCTTCAGGAGGATGTCAGATGAGGCTCTCCTGAAGAGAATGCAAGATGGGGGGACACAGGACACTAACGAGTCCCTGAACAACCTGGTGTGGCTGAGGTGCCCCAAGACCATCTTCATGGGCAAAGGGCGTGTAGACGGTGCAACCGCAAGGGCAGTGGCGGTGTTCAACGAGGGGGCCTTCGAAATCACCCGAGTCCTGAACTCTCTGTACGTGGACCTCGCACAGTCCACCCTCGAGTCGCTGGACAAGAGGGACCGACGCAGAATTTGCCAAGTTCACGCTGCTGCCACTGCACATGCCAGGGACCAGCGCAGGGACTACGCCCGCCAGCGTCATGTAGCGGTCCGAGCCGAACATGCGCGGGAAGGCCAGGTCTACGGCCCTGGGATGGCCTAA